The following are encoded in a window of bacterium genomic DNA:
- a CDS encoding iron-containing alcohol dehydrogenase: protein MPEGKYNMSFELNLPRRIIFGKGSIRSIGCEAKKLGRKVLLVTGKRALAAVGVLDQFKEYLETAGLEVVLYNKVFPEPDLSTVDEGMALACQAGCDLIIGLGGGSSLDVAKTVAGLAKNGGKTVEYQEGREIRPELTLPFMAIPTTAGTGAEATYNAVITNPDQKVKKSIRSPALMAVLAVVDPELTMTASPEVTASAGMDALSHLVEGYCSLKANPVTDSLALSGIGLVGRSLRKAYNDGGDIEAREDMSLAALLGGIVLANAGLGAAHGLAASLGPVAQAPHGLVCAVLLPYVMEFNLEAVPQKLSMIAAALTGMPDQGPEAAAREVKNLLSDLSISGHLRDLGVAPSDISKIVKGVSSSAKYNPRPASPEDLTGLLEKAM, encoded by the coding sequence ATGCCGGAAGGAAAATACAATATGTCATTTGAGTTGAATCTTCCCCGAAGAATTATCTTCGGAAAAGGAAGTATCCGGTCTATAGGGTGTGAGGCTAAGAAACTGGGCCGCAAGGTTCTTCTGGTTACAGGAAAAAGGGCGTTGGCTGCCGTAGGGGTGTTGGATCAATTTAAAGAATATCTTGAGACGGCTGGACTCGAAGTGGTTCTTTATAATAAGGTATTTCCAGAACCGGACTTATCTACGGTCGATGAAGGGATGGCCCTGGCTTGCCAGGCGGGCTGTGATCTAATCATAGGTTTAGGCGGAGGCAGCAGCCTTGATGTGGCCAAGACCGTGGCCGGTCTGGCTAAAAATGGCGGGAAGACGGTTGAATACCAGGAGGGAAGAGAAATCCGACCTGAGCTAACCCTTCCTTTTATGGCTATCCCTACTACGGCCGGCACCGGAGCTGAGGCCACCTACAATGCCGTTATTACTAATCCGGATCAAAAGGTAAAGAAGAGTATCAGGAGCCCGGCTCTAATGGCTGTCCTGGCCGTAGTTGATCCGGAGTTAACTATGACGGCTTCCCCTGAGGTAACAGCTTCTGCCGGGATGGATGCCCTGTCTCATTTAGTCGAAGGGTATTGTTCCCTAAAGGCTAATCCTGTTACTGATTCTCTGGCCTTATCAGGGATCGGTTTGGTTGGAAGATCATTAAGGAAGGCCTATAATGATGGAGGAGATATAGAGGCCAGAGAGGATATGTCTCTGGCGGCGCTTTTGGGGGGAATAGTTCTGGCTAATGCCGGGCTGGGCGCCGCTCATGGCCTGGCGGCTTCTTTAGGACCCGTGGCCCAAGCCCCCCACGGTCTGGTCTGCGCTGTTCTTTTGCCTTATGTAATGGAGTTTAATCTGGAAGCGGTTCCACAGAAACTTTCGATGATAGCCGCAGCTTTAACCGGCATGCCGGATCAAGGGCCAGAGGCCGCCGCCAGAGAGGTAAAAAATCTGCTTTCAGACCTGAGTATAAGTGGCCATCTGCGTGATCTTGGTGTAGCGCCTTCTGATATCTCAAAAATTGTTAAAGGTGTGTCAAGCTCTGCTAAATACAACCCCAGACCGGCCAGTCCTGAGGATCTGACCGGACTTCTGGAGAAGGCCATGTAA
- a CDS encoding cupin domain-containing protein codes for MKRTNEDQHEFRKVDSGPKYLFRGPKIDWGLMVLRPGEEMGYHIHTETEETFYFFDGAPKMIVNDIEYQTRIGDAFYIEPHEKHNILNDTSEPIKCIFIKTPYLPDDKINC; via the coding sequence ATGAAACGTACCAATGAGGACCAACACGAGTTCAGGAAGGTGGATTCTGGACCCAAATATCTCTTCCGAGGCCCAAAGATCGATTGGGGGTTAATGGTGCTAAGACCTGGTGAGGAGATGGGTTACCATATTCATACGGAAACGGAGGAGACCTTTTATTTCTTTGACGGCGCTCCCAAGATGATAGTCAACGATATCGAATATCAAACCAGAATTGGTGATGCCTTTTATATTGAACCCCACGAAAAACACAACATCTTAAACGATACCTCTGAGCCGATAAAATGTATCTTCATAAAAACCCCTTATTTGCCTGATGATAAGATTAACTGCTAA
- a CDS encoding toll/interleukin-1 receptor domain-containing protein: MIRLTAKSGSGENRRRGKGKQNMLGDQQITMTQKAQIRKSYLVFISHSEKDRWIAKQMAILIEEKGRKYGVKTFLDEKDIEGGESIPESIRRNIQECDEFLVLLSRYSIDRHWVLIEIGAAWVLGKRIIAIIDKVTPEEMPDIITSYKAIDLNSFEEYLEQLINRVKEAGK, from the coding sequence ATGATAAGATTAACTGCTAAGAGCGGGTCTGGGGAAAACAGAAGACGGGGGAAAGGAAAACAGAATATGTTAGGAGATCAGCAAATTACCATGACCCAGAAAGCTCAAATAAGAAAAAGCTATCTAGTATTTATTAGTCATTCGGAAAAGGACCGATGGATTGCAAAACAGATGGCTATACTCATTGAAGAAAAAGGTCGAAAGTATGGTGTCAAAACATTTCTTGATGAAAAGGATATAGAAGGTGGAGAATCAATTCCAGAGTCGATTCGAAGGAATATACAAGAGTGCGATGAATTTCTGGTTCTTCTCAGTCGATATTCCATAGACCGTCATTGGGTTTTGATAGAAATAGGTGCGGCTTGGGTGCTTGGAAAACGTATTATCGCTATTATAGATAAAGTTACTCCAGAGGAGATGCCGGATATAATAACTTCATATAAGGCTATAGATCTTAACAGCTTTGAAGAGTATCTTGAACAACTTATTAATCGTGTAAAGGAGGCAGGAAAATGA
- a CDS encoding retroviral-like aspartic protease family protein — protein MGRVTAKIKVENMVDYLLSKRGEMPSEQARFLEVDEALVDTGATLLCLRHEQITRLGLAPLEIRKAQTASGPVERQVYTGAMLTIMGRTCSTDVMEIPEDAPVLIGYLALEGLDLQPDPKSQKVIPNPAHGGKFIMDLY, from the coding sequence ATGGGTAGAGTAACCGCAAAAATAAAGGTAGAAAATATGGTGGATTATCTTCTTTCTAAGCGCGGGGAGATGCCCTCTGAACAGGCCCGTTTCCTTGAAGTTGACGAGGCTCTGGTCGATACGGGAGCTACATTGCTTTGCCTCAGGCATGAGCAGATAACCAGGCTGGGGTTGGCGCCTTTAGAAATTCGGAAGGCACAGACAGCCAGTGGTCCAGTGGAAAGACAAGTATATACGGGAGCTATGCTGACTATTATGGGGCGCACTTGTAGTACTGATGTAATGGAGATACCAGAAGATGCCCCTGTTTTAATTGGATACCTTGCCCTTGAAGGCCTGGATTTACAACCTGACCCAAAGTCTCAAAAGGTGATCCCTAATCCAGCGCATGGTGGAAAATTTATTATGGATCTCTATTAG
- a CDS encoding toll/interleukin-1 receptor domain-containing protein: MNTIQKERGKQVLRIFLSYTTADRTYAHKLYSLLSQRPNLRIFTTEMFSAGEDWESKLKDRLSQCDIFMVLLSSNSVDSKWVLHELGAAWALDKPIIPIVTYPELISKIPLTLGGIRFVEIKDLEKPEVISKILEHYEEVATSHIRG, from the coding sequence ATGAATACGATTCAAAAAGAAAGGGGTAAACAAGTTCTTCGCATCTTTTTAAGCTATACTACCGCGGATAGGACGTATGCACATAAACTGTACAGTCTTCTATCTCAACGCCCCAATTTACGTATATTTACTACGGAAATGTTTAGTGCGGGAGAAGATTGGGAATCTAAACTTAAAGATAGACTCTCTCAATGTGACATCTTTATGGTGTTATTATCGTCAAATTCTGTTGATTCAAAGTGGGTGCTACATGAATTAGGTGCAGCTTGGGCCCTTGACAAGCCAATAATCCCTATTGTCACTTATCCCGAGTTAATTTCTAAGATTCCCTTAACATTGGGTGGAATTAGGTTCGTAGAGATTAAGGATCTTGAGAAACCAGAGGTTATAAGTAAAATTCTCGAGCATTACGAAGAGGTAGCAACTTCACATATCCGCGGATAA